Proteins found in one Quercus robur chromosome 2, dhQueRobu3.1, whole genome shotgun sequence genomic segment:
- the LOC126709631 gene encoding putative cyclin-A3-1 isoform X1 yields MAEQENCVRITRAAKKRALSAASGSPNKKRVVLGELPNLSNVVVPVNNKPVTKTKPKAKKALTTTLIRTTKGSPTKVEIDDSCDDPQLCGAYASDIDDYLHKMEMETKRRPVPNYLEKVQKEVTANMRGVLVDWLVEVAEEYKLLPDTLYLAISYIDRFLSLNVVHKQKLQLLGVSSMLIASKYEEITAPDVGDFCYITDNTYPKEEVVKMEADILKSLKFEMGNPTVKTFLRRFTSVAQTNNKSPNLQLEFLGYYLGELSLLDYNCVKFLPSLVAASVIFLAKFIIQPMIHPWCATLQQYSGYKPADLKDCVLIIHDLYVSRKGGSLQAIREKYKQHKFKYVASMPSPPEIPASYFEDLKE; encoded by the exons ATGGCAGAGCAAGAGAACTGTGTGCGCATCACTCGCGCAGCCAAAAAGAGAGCCTTGTCTGCAGCTTCAGGCTCACCTAACAAGAAGCGAGTGGTGTTGGGGGAGCTTCCGAACTTGTCAAACGTTGTTGTTCCGGTGAACAACAAGCCTGTAACGAAGACAAAGCCAAAGGCAAAGAAGGCATTAACGACAACGTTAATAAGGACAACAAAGGGTAGTCCCACAAAGGTGGAAATCGATGATAGTTGTGATGATCCCCAACTTTGCGGAGCTTATGCCTCCGACATTGATGACTATCTTCACAAAATGGAG ATGGAGACAAAGAGAAGGCCAGTGCCGAATTACCTTGAGAAGGTTCAGAAGGAAGTTACTGCTAACATGAGAGGGGTTTTGGTGGATTGGTTGGTTGAGGTTGCAGAGGAGTATAAGCTTCTTCCAGACACTTTGTATCTCGCTATTTCATATATTGATAGATTCCTATCTTTGAACGTTGTCCATAAGCAGAAGCTTCAATTGTTGGGTGTTTCTTCAATGCTAATTGCCTC GAAGTATGAGGAAATTACTGCTCCAGATGTGGGTGATTTTTGTTACATTACGGATAATACATATCCTAAGGAGGAG GTGGTGAAGATGGAGGCTGATATACTCAAGTCACTAAAGTTTGAAATGGGCAATCCTACAGTAAAGACATTTTTAAG AAGATTCACTAGCGTTGCTCAAACGAACAACAAA AGTCCCAATTTGCAGTTAGAGTTCCTTGGCTATTATCTTGGGGAGTTAAGTTTGTTAGACTATAACTGTGTGAAATTCTTACCTTCCTTGGTGGCTGCATCAGTTATCTTTCTTGCAAAATTTATCATTCAGCCAATGATACATCCTTGG TGCGCAACACTGCAACAATATTCTGGATACAAACCAGCTGATTTAAAGGATTGTGTTCTTATCATACATGACTTGTATGTTAGTAGAAAAGGAGGCTCTTTACAAGCCATAAGAGAGAAATACAAGCAGCATAAG TTCAAATATGTGGCAAGTATGCCTTCTCCTCCAGAAATACCTGCTTCTTACTTTGAAGATCTAAAAGAATGA
- the LOC126709631 gene encoding putative cyclin-A3-1 isoform X2, whose product MAEQENCVRITRAAKKRALSAASGSPNKKRVVLGELPNLSNVVVPVNNKPVTKTKPKAKKALTTTLIRTTKGSPTKVEIDDSCDDPQLCGAYASDIDDYLHKMEMETKRRPVPNYLEKVQKEVTANMRGVLVDWLVEVAEEYKLLPDTLYLAISYIDRFLSLNVVHKQKLQLLGVSSMLIASKYEEITAPDVGDFCYITDNTYPKEEVVKMEADILKSLKFEMGNPTVKTFLRFTSVAQTNNKSPNLQLEFLGYYLGELSLLDYNCVKFLPSLVAASVIFLAKFIIQPMIHPWCATLQQYSGYKPADLKDCVLIIHDLYVSRKGGSLQAIREKYKQHKFKYVASMPSPPEIPASYFEDLKE is encoded by the exons ATGGCAGAGCAAGAGAACTGTGTGCGCATCACTCGCGCAGCCAAAAAGAGAGCCTTGTCTGCAGCTTCAGGCTCACCTAACAAGAAGCGAGTGGTGTTGGGGGAGCTTCCGAACTTGTCAAACGTTGTTGTTCCGGTGAACAACAAGCCTGTAACGAAGACAAAGCCAAAGGCAAAGAAGGCATTAACGACAACGTTAATAAGGACAACAAAGGGTAGTCCCACAAAGGTGGAAATCGATGATAGTTGTGATGATCCCCAACTTTGCGGAGCTTATGCCTCCGACATTGATGACTATCTTCACAAAATGGAG ATGGAGACAAAGAGAAGGCCAGTGCCGAATTACCTTGAGAAGGTTCAGAAGGAAGTTACTGCTAACATGAGAGGGGTTTTGGTGGATTGGTTGGTTGAGGTTGCAGAGGAGTATAAGCTTCTTCCAGACACTTTGTATCTCGCTATTTCATATATTGATAGATTCCTATCTTTGAACGTTGTCCATAAGCAGAAGCTTCAATTGTTGGGTGTTTCTTCAATGCTAATTGCCTC GAAGTATGAGGAAATTACTGCTCCAGATGTGGGTGATTTTTGTTACATTACGGATAATACATATCCTAAGGAGGAG GTGGTGAAGATGGAGGCTGATATACTCAAGTCACTAAAGTTTGAAATGGGCAATCCTACAGTAAAGACATTTTTAAG ATTCACTAGCGTTGCTCAAACGAACAACAAA AGTCCCAATTTGCAGTTAGAGTTCCTTGGCTATTATCTTGGGGAGTTAAGTTTGTTAGACTATAACTGTGTGAAATTCTTACCTTCCTTGGTGGCTGCATCAGTTATCTTTCTTGCAAAATTTATCATTCAGCCAATGATACATCCTTGG TGCGCAACACTGCAACAATATTCTGGATACAAACCAGCTGATTTAAAGGATTGTGTTCTTATCATACATGACTTGTATGTTAGTAGAAAAGGAGGCTCTTTACAAGCCATAAGAGAGAAATACAAGCAGCATAAG TTCAAATATGTGGCAAGTATGCCTTCTCCTCCAGAAATACCTGCTTCTTACTTTGAAGATCTAAAAGAATGA